The Thalassotalea sp. HSM 43 genome window below encodes:
- the add gene encoding adenosine deaminase, giving the protein MPAIDLPLIDLHRHLDGNIRPATIWRLAQHYGIALPCDSFADFIPHVTIQDKASDLMEFLQKLDWGVKVLKSLDDIKQVAYENVEDMKTAGIDYAELRFSPYYMGMTHHLNTTEVVAAVIEGVHNGVKDFGVKANLIGIMSRTFGVQTCQHELDALLAHKEQLVAIDLAGDELGKPADLFVDHFKQVHQADLQVTVHAGEADGPQSMWHAIKLLGAKRIGHGVNCYKDPELMAYLAKHDIFLETCLTSNYQTGTINNISDHPIHTFIENGVRACLNTDDPAVEAIELKHEYAIAREQLGLDDKQLRQLQLNALDAAFISDSERSDLKNSKLTANQ; this is encoded by the coding sequence ATGCCTGCAATCGATCTACCACTGATAGACCTGCATCGTCATCTTGATGGCAATATACGTCCAGCAACGATTTGGCGTCTTGCGCAACATTACGGTATAGCCTTGCCGTGTGATTCTTTTGCTGATTTTATCCCCCACGTCACCATCCAAGATAAAGCCAGCGATTTGATGGAGTTTTTACAAAAGCTCGATTGGGGCGTAAAAGTTCTTAAAAGCCTTGATGATATAAAGCAAGTGGCTTATGAAAATGTTGAAGACATGAAAACCGCAGGTATCGATTACGCCGAGCTGCGTTTTTCGCCCTATTATATGGGCATGACCCATCATCTCAACACCACAGAAGTGGTGGCTGCGGTAATTGAAGGCGTGCACAACGGTGTGAAAGACTTTGGCGTCAAAGCCAATCTTATCGGCATTATGTCTCGAACCTTTGGCGTGCAGACCTGCCAACATGAATTAGACGCCCTGCTTGCTCATAAGGAGCAATTGGTTGCCATCGATTTGGCCGGCGATGAACTTGGCAAACCCGCCGACTTATTTGTTGATCATTTTAAACAAGTCCACCAAGCAGATTTACAAGTCACCGTTCATGCCGGTGAAGCAGATGGCCCGCAAAGTATGTGGCATGCGATTAAGTTATTAGGTGCTAAACGCATTGGTCATGGTGTGAATTGTTATAAAGATCCTGAATTAATGGCGTACTTAGCGAAACACGATATTTTTCTCGAAACCTGCCTAACGTCTAATTATCAAACCGGTACCATCAATAACATCAGTGACCACCCTATTCATACCTTTATCGAAAACGGCGTTAGGGCGTGCTTGAACACTGACGACCCAGCGGTTGAAGCGATTGAGCTAAAACATGAGTATGCCATCGCTCGCGAGCAACTCGGTTTAGATGATAAGCAATTAAGACAATTACAACTAAATGCGCTTGATGCGGCTTTTATAAGCGACAGTGAGCGTAGTGATTTAAAAAACTCGAAACTAACAGCAAACCAATAA
- the aroG gene encoding 3-deoxy-7-phosphoheptulonate synthase AroG encodes MLYQTDDVRINQLKQLLPPVALLERYRNNEKISRNVFEARQAISDIFNGKDDRLLVVIGPCSIHDPIAALEYGSRLNKLRNKYKDSLEIVMRVYFEKPRTTVGWKGLINDPDLDGSFKINEGLRIGRKLLLDLNDMGLPTAGEYLDMITPQYMADLMCWGAIGARTTESQVHRELASGLSCPVGFKNGTDGTIKVAIDAVGAASAPHHFLSVTKLGHSAIVETKGNPDCHIILRGGKEPNYSKKHVDAITEQLQGANVAAKVMVDFSHANSSKKFENQMLVCDDVCEQMKGGNESIFGVMVESHLVEGRQDLVDNKAETYGQSITDACIGWQDTEVLLEKLAQASATRGANAS; translated from the coding sequence ATGCTGTATCAAACTGACGACGTCAGAATAAATCAATTAAAACAACTTCTTCCTCCGGTTGCGTTATTAGAACGTTACCGCAACAATGAAAAAATCTCGCGTAATGTATTTGAAGCAAGACAAGCTATCAGTGACATTTTTAACGGAAAAGACGACCGTTTATTAGTGGTTATTGGCCCATGTTCTATTCATGATCCTATTGCCGCCTTAGAATACGGTTCGCGTCTAAATAAATTGCGAAACAAATACAAAGACAGCTTAGAAATTGTTATGCGCGTGTATTTTGAAAAGCCACGTACCACCGTAGGCTGGAAAGGCTTAATCAATGACCCTGATCTCGATGGCAGCTTTAAAATAAACGAAGGTTTGCGCATTGGTCGTAAACTGTTACTCGATTTAAATGATATGGGTTTACCAACAGCGGGTGAATATCTGGATATGATCACGCCGCAATATATGGCGGATCTTATGTGTTGGGGCGCGATTGGTGCACGTACCACTGAGTCGCAAGTTCACCGCGAATTGGCATCGGGTTTATCGTGTCCGGTCGGCTTTAAGAATGGCACCGATGGCACCATTAAGGTTGCCATAGATGCGGTAGGTGCGGCGAGCGCACCACATCACTTTTTATCGGTAACCAAATTAGGTCACTCGGCGATCGTCGAGACCAAAGGTAACCCAGATTGCCATATCATATTACGTGGCGGTAAAGAGCCAAATTACTCGAAAAAACATGTTGATGCGATCACTGAGCAATTACAAGGGGCGAATGTAGCCGCTAAGGTTATGGTTGATTTCTCGCATGCCAATTCAAGCAAGAAATTTGAAAATCAAATGTTGGTCTGTGATGACGTGTGTGAGCAAATGAAAGGCGGTAATGAGTCTATCTTTGGCGTTATGGTTGAAAGTCATTTGGTTGAAGGTCGTCAAGATTTGGTAGACAATAAAGCAGAAACTTATGGCCAAAGTATCACCGATGCCTGTATTGGCTGGCAAGATACTGAGGTATTATTGGAAAAACTCGCTCAAGCATCAGCAACTCGCGGCGCAAATGCCTCGTAG
- a CDS encoding DUF2750 domain-containing protein, translated as MVTIDKNSLHLTDTQRYELFIQQLMSQREAWILTDEHGAVMLTENEEDFVPFWPNEETAACWATDEWDHCKPVKLTLDEIRERWLPGMEEDDLCLIIFPNQNLTGQIFYPWQFADIIDKKLAKLARKN; from the coding sequence ATGGTGACTATAGATAAAAACAGTTTGCATTTAACCGACACGCAACGCTATGAATTATTTATTCAACAGTTGATGTCGCAACGGGAAGCATGGATCTTAACCGATGAACATGGTGCCGTTATGTTGACTGAAAATGAAGAAGATTTTGTGCCGTTTTGGCCAAATGAAGAAACCGCGGCATGCTGGGCTACCGATGAATGGGATCATTGTAAGCCGGTAAAGTTGACCTTGGATGAAATTCGCGAGCGGTGGTTGCCTGGTATGGAAGAGGATGATCTTTGCTTGATTATCTTTCCAAATCAGAATCTCACAGGGCAAATTTTTTACCCTTGGCAATTTGCCGATATTATCGATAAAAAATTAGCGAAATTAGCGCGTAAAAATTAG
- the udp gene encoding uridine phosphorylase, translated as MSDAVFHLGVNKEDIDSAVLAILPGDPNRVERIAEYLDNPKFLISQREYTLYTGTIDGHQVVICSTGIGGPSTSIAVEELAQIGVRYFLRIGTTGAIQPDINVGDIIVTTGSVRLDGASLHFAPMEFPAVADFQISHAMVNAAKEQDCGVYTGVTASSDTFYPGQERYDTYTGRVVRRFVGSAKEWQDMGVLNFEMESATLLTMCASSGLQAGCLAGVIVNRHKSETPNAETHKLVESRSIKAVIRAAQLLLADIN; from the coding sequence ATGTCAGACGCTGTTTTTCATTTAGGGGTTAACAAAGAAGATATCGACTCGGCTGTGTTGGCCATTTTACCCGGCGATCCAAATAGAGTAGAGCGCATCGCCGAATATCTTGATAATCCAAAATTTCTTATCTCACAACGCGAATATACCTTATACACCGGGACTATTGACGGGCACCAAGTGGTGATCTGTTCAACGGGTATTGGTGGCCCATCAACGTCTATTGCCGTAGAAGAATTAGCGCAAATTGGCGTGCGTTACTTTTTACGCATTGGTACAACGGGGGCGATCCAACCGGACATTAACGTTGGTGATATTATTGTCACTACAGGTTCTGTCAGACTCGATGGTGCCAGCTTACATTTTGCACCAATGGAGTTCCCAGCGGTTGCCGATTTTCAAATCAGTCATGCCATGGTTAATGCCGCGAAAGAGCAAGATTGTGGTGTATATACTGGTGTCACTGCCTCAAGCGATACCTTTTATCCAGGGCAGGAGCGCTATGACACCTATACCGGCCGTGTCGTCAGACGCTTTGTTGGTTCCGCCAAAGAGTGGCAAGACATGGGGGTGCTGAACTTTGAAATGGAATCGGCGACGTTACTGACCATGTGCGCCAGCTCTGGCTTGCAAGCCGGTTGTTTGGCAGGGGTGATCGTCAACCGCCATAAGAGTGAAACCCCTAATGCAGAAACCCATAAGCTGGTCGAGTCGCGGTCAATAAAAGCCGTGATTCGTGCTGCACAATTATTATTGGCCGATATCAATTAG
- a CDS encoding SOS response-associated peptidase family protein yields MCGRLNISDDPFVEQLLLELGIENPRQRMNFSRFKRATDSISIVREHNGERRLDDATWWLLLDKDEQGFKPSKYTSFNTRYDKLNVPRSAGFKAFRESRCVVVAKGFGETEFVNRKPIHYFDMTAEDGSALALGGLYRQWYHPQTGQTALSCSVITLPPHPKLSHIHSKAMPLILPQDDDSIAMWLNANLHNVEVFNDLLKARLPQNLLAWPIDKPSLHNAIGEQQLLVAD; encoded by the coding sequence ATGTGTGGACGATTAAATATAAGCGACGATCCTTTTGTAGAGCAGTTATTGCTTGAGTTGGGTATTGAAAACCCAAGGCAAAGAATGAATTTCTCGCGCTTTAAGCGTGCCACAGACAGCATATCAATTGTACGTGAGCACAATGGAGAACGACGTCTGGATGATGCCACTTGGTGGTTACTATTGGATAAAGACGAGCAAGGTTTTAAGCCATCTAAGTACACGTCGTTTAATACCCGTTACGATAAACTCAACGTGCCCCGTAGCGCCGGTTTTAAAGCATTTAGAGAATCACGCTGCGTCGTGGTGGCCAAAGGTTTTGGCGAAACAGAATTTGTTAATCGCAAACCCATTCATTACTTTGATATGACCGCTGAAGATGGAAGCGCGCTAGCCCTTGGTGGATTATACCGTCAGTGGTATCACCCACAAACCGGACAAACGGCACTCAGTTGCTCGGTTATTACCTTACCGCCGCACCCTAAGCTCAGTCATATCCACTCGAAAGCCATGCCATTAATTTTGCCTCAAGACGATGACAGCATTGCCATGTGGTTAAATGCTAACTTGCATAACGTCGAGGTATTTAACGATTTATTAAAGGCCAGATTGCCGCAAAACTTACTCGCTTGGCCTATCGACAAGCCCAGCCTGCATAACGCGATAGGTGAGCAACAGTTACTTGTCGCCGATTAA
- the imuA gene encoding translesion DNA synthesis-associated protein ImuA, with protein MNELIDLLKHKQLVWHGNDEHHDNQGFSASGYEQLDSKLGGGFPKSGVIELLTQPGIGELRLLMPLMANADAQQLLVFINPPGLINSPSLQYANVDESRLLCLYPEQAHQALWAAEQCLQSGCCSDVLLWFDEPLQVHQIKRLQLAAQTGDCRQFLLRQQKADDIALPVDLSLSLASHQQGLEVTINKRKRGWPSAAFVVHLGRSWPWLVTVPEADNVVMFPDVRVVS; from the coding sequence ATGAATGAATTAATCGATCTTCTAAAGCACAAACAGCTGGTATGGCATGGCAATGATGAACATCATGACAACCAGGGGTTTAGTGCATCGGGCTATGAGCAGCTGGACAGCAAATTAGGCGGCGGCTTCCCTAAATCCGGGGTTATTGAGTTACTGACTCAGCCCGGTATTGGTGAGTTGCGCTTGCTGATGCCATTAATGGCGAATGCTGATGCACAGCAATTGCTGGTGTTTATAAACCCTCCTGGGCTTATAAATAGCCCTTCATTGCAATATGCCAATGTTGATGAAAGTCGCTTGCTATGTCTTTATCCTGAGCAGGCGCATCAAGCTTTGTGGGCTGCTGAGCAATGTTTACAAAGCGGTTGTTGCAGTGATGTCTTGTTGTGGTTTGACGAGCCGTTACAAGTGCATCAAATCAAACGATTGCAGCTGGCCGCTCAAACCGGGGATTGTCGGCAATTTTTATTGCGCCAACAAAAAGCGGATGATATCGCCTTACCTGTTGATTTAAGCCTGTCCTTAGCGTCGCATCAGCAGGGCCTTGAAGTGACCATTAATAAACGTAAACGTGGTTGGCCATCGGCAGCATTTGTGGTGCATTTAGGGCGATCTTGGCCATGGTTAGTTACGGTGCCTGAAGCCGATAATGTCGTTATGTTCCCAGATGTTCGCGTCGTTTCATGA
- a CDS encoding Y-family DNA polymerase, producing the protein MSSLMENTVANSGPPLWLYLHFPKLQLNSLYADDDSTPIIIVDEKTHAAVQVNHSALQQGIDVGMGLGSAASLCQDLKVYPYDQAIEQQRLQHIARWLYLLSADICLYPPNGLLLKVSNMLTLYHGLDNYWLALSSHLAQLDVDYHYGTGFSVYSSMLLAKNHGDIISADKPYLERALRPLTLAQTGLSKKNIENLKRVGIEQLHQLLALPLTEIAKRFDIDLVNYVGRFTAQLQHPVSFFHPSEQFSHFLELLFEIRNLQYLQKPLLKVYELLERFLSLRDKRCQQVLLTLHFRDDEVEPKVVSISSAYGEYRAQSWLELSQLTLESLRIEAPIVALTVDAKQVHANDYQKADLFSGKQGAVSANELVSRLQAKLGENAIVGVQSINEHRPERAVRCCQPLLNRSQDGNTKRGKQQITKNSGLSHRPSVLLPQPLPLDEQVTLQHGPERIISGWWDEQYMARDYFIACSEQGRWLWLFRTPEQEWFVHGLFS; encoded by the coding sequence ATGAGCTCATTAATGGAGAACACCGTGGCCAATAGTGGCCCGCCGTTATGGTTGTATTTACACTTTCCTAAATTGCAGCTTAATTCGTTGTATGCTGATGACGACAGCACCCCGATTATTATTGTCGATGAGAAAACTCATGCGGCGGTGCAAGTTAATCACAGTGCGTTACAGCAGGGCATCGATGTCGGCATGGGGCTCGGCAGCGCAGCCTCTTTGTGCCAAGATTTAAAAGTCTACCCTTATGATCAAGCCATTGAACAACAGCGTTTGCAACACATAGCGCGTTGGTTATATCTGCTAAGCGCGGATATTTGTTTATATCCGCCAAACGGTTTATTGCTGAAAGTCAGCAATATGCTCACGCTTTATCATGGTCTGGATAATTATTGGTTGGCGCTATCAAGCCATTTGGCACAATTGGATGTGGATTATCACTATGGCACAGGTTTTTCCGTATACAGTTCGATGCTGTTGGCAAAAAATCATGGCGATATTATCAGTGCGGATAAACCGTATCTTGAGCGGGCATTACGACCCCTCACATTAGCGCAAACCGGGCTTAGCAAAAAAAACATAGAGAACCTTAAACGTGTTGGTATTGAACAGTTGCATCAACTACTGGCGTTGCCTTTAACAGAGATTGCCAAACGGTTTGATATTGACTTGGTCAACTATGTGGGCCGCTTTACGGCACAGTTACAACATCCGGTGAGTTTTTTTCACCCCAGTGAACAATTCAGTCATTTCCTTGAACTCTTGTTTGAAATCCGTAATTTACAGTATCTGCAAAAACCGTTGTTGAAGGTATATGAGCTATTGGAACGATTTTTATCGTTACGGGATAAACGTTGTCAGCAAGTATTACTGACACTGCATTTTCGTGATGATGAGGTCGAACCGAAAGTCGTATCGATTAGCAGTGCTTATGGTGAGTATCGTGCGCAAAGTTGGTTGGAGTTGAGTCAATTAACGTTAGAGTCACTGCGCATTGAAGCGCCTATCGTTGCCTTAACCGTCGATGCCAAACAAGTGCACGCCAATGACTACCAAAAGGCCGATTTATTCTCTGGTAAGCAAGGCGCGGTGTCGGCGAATGAGTTGGTATCTAGGTTACAGGCCAAGTTGGGAGAAAACGCCATTGTTGGAGTGCAAAGCATCAATGAACATCGTCCTGAGCGGGCGGTACGTTGTTGCCAGCCTTTGTTAAATCGCAGCCAAGACGGCAATACTAAGCGAGGCAAGCAACAGATTACAAAGAACAGCGGGTTAAGTCATCGACCCAGTGTGTTATTACCGCAACCATTACCACTCGATGAACAAGTCACATTACAGCATGGTCCTGAGCGCATTATTAGCGGTTGGTGGGATGAGCAATATATGGCGCGAGATTATTTTATTGCCTGCTCTGAACAAGGGCGTTGGTTATGGTTGTTTCGCACCCCTGAGCAAGAATGGTTTGTGCATGGTTTGTTCAGTTGA
- a CDS encoding error-prone DNA polymerase, translating to MAYAELYCQSNFSFLKGASHPEELVNQAEFLGYRSLAITDECSVAGVVRAFSEIKANSLSVELIVGSLFQYQGLKLILLCPDRRGYAELCRIISNARRRSEKGSYQLSDWDLMSIKHCLLIWLPQGQGVVSGSVDKNDSEWGRWLCKYHRSRLWLGYTRYLAADDSSYRHYCQTLAADLAIPITACGGALMHVSSRLRLQHTLTAIEHGKAVNQLGRDLLVNAERCLRPINKLAKLFPLEWLAESEHIARRCQFDLASLRYEYPQELVPKGKSAINYLKELVVVGSTKRFKEGVPKAIQQTIDKELRLIEELDYAYYFLTIFDVVQFAQQQKILYQGRGSAANSIVCYCLEITSVDPRQISVLFERFISKERNEPPDIDVDFEHQRREEVIQYIYNKYGRERTAIAATVISYRLKSAIREVGKALGINVTQLEFFIKNINRRDKSLPWQAQIVELGLEPGSRQGQNFIALVQEILGFPRHLSQHVGGFVISRGPLYELVPVENAAMQDRTVIQWDKDDLESLGLLKVDVLALGMLSAIRKCFAMISKHYQRHLSIADITRMPDDAQVYNMIQRADTVGVFQIESRAQMSMLPRLKPNSYYDLVIQIAIVRPGPIQGDMVHPFLKRRNGEERIEYPSDAVKEVLQRTLGVPIFQEQVIKLAMVAAGFSGGEADQLRRAMASWKKNGKLMQFKEKLINGMQQRGYKTDFAERIFEQICGFGEYGFPESHSASFAVLAYVSAWLKYHYPHAFYASILNSLPMGFYSASQLVQDAKRHGITVLPVCVNQSEYEHVLLPDQQNCQPNEQRNKPQNKPQDKPQDKPHNLAIRLGFRLVKGLSKQAAMTLLAERPEHGYQHMQQIRALAINQKDLQQLASSDAFKSIAGDRYQSRWLMMDKDSDLPLFAAAQVADKPSPEFLISPSEFDTLNEDYQALGLTLNKHPITLLAQSGLLGDFTRMQDLASKNHKSFVTVVGLVTGKQSPGTAGGVTFVTLEDDSGNINVVVWAATARAQKKAYMRGKILKVKGILEREGDVVHVIAGKLIDLSDCLLELDSKSRDFH from the coding sequence GTGGCTTACGCTGAGCTTTATTGTCAAAGCAATTTTTCCTTTCTCAAAGGCGCATCTCACCCTGAAGAGTTGGTTAATCAGGCGGAGTTTCTTGGTTATCGTTCGTTGGCGATTACCGATGAGTGTTCGGTTGCTGGTGTTGTTCGAGCCTTTAGTGAAATAAAAGCCAACAGCTTGTCGGTTGAGTTGATTGTTGGCAGTTTATTTCAATACCAAGGCTTAAAACTGATTCTCCTGTGCCCTGATCGCCGCGGTTACGCTGAGCTGTGCCGTATTATCAGTAATGCCAGACGACGCAGTGAAAAGGGCAGCTATCAATTGTCAGATTGGGATCTGATGTCCATAAAGCATTGTTTGTTGATTTGGTTACCACAAGGGCAAGGGGTTGTCAGTGGCAGCGTTGATAAGAATGACAGCGAATGGGGGCGATGGTTGTGTAAATATCACCGTTCGCGCTTATGGTTAGGCTATACCCGTTATTTGGCTGCGGATGACAGCAGTTACCGTCATTACTGTCAAACATTGGCGGCAGATCTGGCGATACCCATCACCGCCTGCGGTGGTGCGTTAATGCACGTCTCATCACGTTTGCGCCTGCAGCATACTTTAACGGCGATTGAACACGGCAAAGCGGTTAACCAACTTGGTCGTGATTTGTTGGTGAATGCCGAACGCTGCCTGCGTCCAATCAATAAGTTGGCAAAGCTGTTTCCCCTAGAATGGTTGGCTGAGTCAGAGCATATCGCCCGCCGCTGTCAATTTGATTTGGCCAGTCTTCGTTATGAATACCCTCAAGAGTTGGTGCCCAAAGGCAAATCGGCGATTAACTACCTTAAGGAGCTGGTTGTTGTTGGCAGTACAAAACGCTTTAAGGAAGGGGTGCCCAAAGCCATACAACAAACCATAGATAAAGAGTTGAGGTTGATAGAAGAGTTAGATTATGCCTATTACTTTTTAACCATCTTTGATGTGGTGCAGTTTGCCCAGCAACAAAAAATTCTTTACCAAGGCCGCGGCTCTGCGGCCAATTCTATTGTCTGTTATTGCCTTGAAATCACCTCGGTTGATCCTCGACAAATATCGGTATTGTTTGAGCGCTTTATTTCCAAGGAACGTAACGAGCCACCAGATATTGATGTTGATTTTGAACACCAGCGCCGTGAGGAAGTGATCCAGTACATTTATAACAAGTACGGTCGAGAGCGTACCGCCATCGCAGCAACGGTGATCAGTTACCGTCTGAAAAGTGCGATTCGAGAGGTGGGTAAGGCATTAGGCATTAATGTGACGCAATTAGAGTTTTTTATTAAGAACATTAATCGTCGGGATAAGTCGCTGCCTTGGCAAGCGCAAATTGTTGAACTTGGATTGGAGCCTGGCTCACGACAAGGGCAAAATTTCATTGCTTTGGTGCAGGAGATCCTCGGCTTCCCGCGTCATTTGTCGCAACACGTCGGCGGTTTTGTGATCTCTCGAGGACCATTATATGAGCTTGTGCCGGTAGAGAACGCGGCGATGCAGGATCGAACGGTTATCCAGTGGGACAAAGACGATCTAGAATCTCTTGGTTTATTAAAAGTCGATGTACTGGCGTTGGGGATGCTCAGCGCTATTCGTAAGTGCTTTGCCATGATCAGCAAGCATTATCAGCGCCATTTATCCATTGCCGATATCACTCGTATGCCAGATGATGCACAGGTGTATAACATGATCCAACGTGCCGATACCGTTGGCGTCTTTCAAATTGAATCACGCGCGCAAATGAGTATGCTGCCAAGATTAAAGCCAAACAGCTACTATGACTTGGTTATTCAAATCGCCATTGTTCGTCCAGGGCCCATTCAAGGGGATATGGTGCACCCATTTTTAAAGCGCCGCAATGGCGAGGAGCGCATTGAATATCCTTCTGATGCCGTAAAAGAAGTGCTGCAACGCACATTAGGTGTCCCTATTTTTCAAGAGCAGGTGATTAAACTGGCGATGGTTGCTGCTGGCTTTAGTGGTGGTGAAGCCGACCAATTGCGACGAGCGATGGCAAGCTGGAAGAAAAATGGCAAATTAATGCAGTTTAAGGAGAAGCTGATCAATGGCATGCAACAGCGTGGCTATAAAACGGACTTTGCAGAGCGTATTTTTGAACAAATTTGTGGCTTTGGTGAGTATGGGTTCCCAGAAAGCCATTCGGCGTCATTTGCAGTGCTGGCTTATGTCTCGGCGTGGTTAAAGTATCATTACCCGCACGCCTTTTATGCGTCAATTTTAAACAGCTTACCGATGGGGTTTTACAGTGCCTCACAGTTAGTTCAGGATGCCAAACGCCATGGCATAACGGTGTTGCCTGTGTGTGTTAATCAATCCGAATACGAACATGTTTTGCTACCCGATCAGCAAAACTGCCAACCAAACGAACAACGCAATAAGCCACAAAACAAGCCACAAGACAAACCACAAGACAAGCCACATAATCTGGCCATACGGCTGGGCTTTCGCTTGGTGAAAGGTTTATCAAAGCAAGCGGCGATGACTTTACTTGCTGAACGTCCTGAGCATGGTTATCAGCATATGCAGCAAATCAGAGCGTTAGCGATTAACCAAAAAGACTTACAACAGTTGGCCAGCAGTGATGCGTTTAAATCCATTGCTGGTGATCGTTATCAAAGCCGTTGGTTAATGATGGATAAGGATAGCGACTTACCACTATTTGCTGCCGCGCAGGTTGCTGACAAGCCGTCGCCGGAGTTCCTGATTAGTCCGTCTGAGTTTGATACGTTAAATGAAGATTATCAGGCACTAGGGCTGACCTTAAATAAGCATCCTATTACTTTGTTAGCACAATCAGGGTTGCTTGGTGACTTTACCCGTATGCAAGATCTGGCTAGCAAAAATCATAAGTCGTTTGTCACTGTGGTGGGCTTAGTCACGGGCAAACAATCTCCAGGAACCGCAGGCGGTGTGACCTTTGTGACTTTGGAAGACGACAGCGGTAATATCAACGTGGTTGTTTGGGCGGCAACGGCTCGGGCTCAGAAAAAAGCCTACATGCGTGGTAAAATATTAAAGGTAAAGGGCATATTAGAGCGCGAGGGGGATGTGGTGCATGTTATCGCGGGTAAGCTTATTGATCTTAGTGACTGCTTGTTAGAGCTAGACAGTAAGTCTCGAGATTTTCATTAG
- a CDS encoding DUF1294 domain-containing protein, which translates to MNTRIIISYFLIISLVTFLVYWHDKYKAKTGKWRTNEASLHLLALLGGWPGALLARQLFRHKTQKQPFVVIFYITIVFNITAICLFVFRHYIGF; encoded by the coding sequence TTGAATACTCGCATTATTATTAGTTATTTTTTAATCATTTCCTTGGTTACTTTCTTGGTTTATTGGCATGACAAATATAAAGCCAAAACGGGCAAGTGGCGTACCAATGAAGCCTCGCTGCATTTGTTGGCGTTACTAGGAGGTTGGCCTGGGGCACTGTTGGCAAGACAGTTGTTTCGCCACAAAACTCAAAAACAACCTTTCGTGGTGATCTTTTATATCACCATAGTGTTTAACATCACTGCGATTTGTTTGTTTGTGTTTCGCCATTATATTGGCTTTTAA
- a CDS encoding cation:proton antiporter yields MKDLSALPLTILGGMLLLSLVISPIANRFKIPRVSLFILCGLCIGYLSPAGVHSLAQEWFISISNVTLLIISYLLGTRLTRDYVSHYAKAASISTFVITFCTFFIVCLGLILIGFSLELAAIMAAIAIATDPAATLDVIKESKVENQFTKVLEGIVALDDAIALIVFSVVLSIVSTLLIPTDITPPIVHLLRELIGAILLGIIVGAMLVVLLNMKKHVKRQNKSVLVESLGLIFLTGGLALTFEFSFLLSAMVMGIVVVNFADDSIDHFHELEFIESPLLVLFFILAGASVSWKIEQNVVWLVVSYIVLRIAGRFISGYLIPRNTIASPSQQLLGIALLPQAGIALGMALVASHHFPQHANTIISTTIAVTIFFEVVGPFFTGYAINRIKRDS; encoded by the coding sequence ATGAAAGATTTATCAGCGTTGCCGTTAACCATCTTAGGTGGCATGTTATTGCTGTCGTTAGTGATATCACCAATAGCCAATAGGTTTAAGATTCCCAGAGTGTCACTGTTTATACTTTGTGGCTTGTGTATTGGCTACCTTAGTCCTGCTGGTGTGCATAGTCTTGCGCAAGAATGGTTTATTAGCATTTCAAACGTAACCTTGCTGATCATTAGTTATTTATTAGGAACGCGACTGACTCGCGATTATGTAAGTCACTACGCAAAAGCTGCATCCATCAGCACATTTGTCATCACCTTTTGTACGTTTTTCATCGTTTGTCTAGGACTGATATTGATTGGTTTCAGTCTTGAGTTAGCGGCAATAATGGCGGCAATTGCGATAGCCACAGATCCCGCTGCCACGTTGGATGTAATAAAAGAGTCGAAAGTAGAAAACCAATTCACTAAAGTCTTAGAGGGTATTGTCGCCTTAGACGATGCGATAGCCTTAATCGTGTTCTCAGTCGTGCTCTCTATCGTTAGTACCTTATTGATCCCAACTGATATAACCCCACCTATAGTGCATTTATTAAGAGAGCTTATTGGTGCTATTTTATTAGGGATAATCGTCGGTGCCATGCTGGTTGTATTATTAAATATGAAAAAACATGTTAAACGGCAAAACAAGTCTGTTTTAGTTGAATCTTTGGGCTTAATATTCCTAACAGGTGGGCTAGCATTAACGTTTGAATTTTCGTTTTTATTATCGGCAATGGTTATGGGGATCGTCGTGGTAAACTTTGCAGATGACTCGATTGATCATTTTCATGAACTTGAGTTTATCGAAAGCCCATTATTAGTGCTGTTTTTTATTCTTGCCGGAGCGTCAGTTTCCTGGAAAATAGAGCAGAACGTTGTATGGTTAGTGGTAAGTTACATCGTTTTACGCATTGCTGGGCGATTTATCTCGGGTTATTTAATACCAAGAAACACCATAGCTTCGCCTTCTCAACAATTACTTGGCATCGCGCTATTACCACAAGCGGGAATCGCTTTAGGCATGGCGCTCGTTGCTAGCCATCATTTTCCGCAACATGCAAACACCATCATTTCAACCACCATCGCTGTGACCATTTTTTTTGAAGTCGTAGGACCTTTTTTTACCGGCTATGCGATCAATCGTATTAAACGAGACAGTTAA